The following are encoded together in the Mesoterricola sediminis genome:
- a CDS encoding MoaD/ThiS family protein produces MNITVKLFATLGAHLPPADRKARATRVEVPEGTSLLGLIERMALPRDLCTLVLHNGVFVPQEILGDRCLEAEDTVAIWPPVGGG; encoded by the coding sequence ATGAACATCACCGTCAAGCTCTTCGCCACCCTCGGCGCCCACCTCCCTCCGGCGGACCGCAAGGCCCGGGCCACCCGAGTGGAGGTGCCCGAGGGCACCTCCCTGCTCGGGCTCATCGAGCGCATGGCCCTGCCCCGGGACCTGTGCACCCTGGTGCTCCACAACGGGGTGTTCGTGCCCCAGGAGATCCTGGGGGACCGGTGCCTGGAGGCGGAGGACACGGTGGCCATCTGGCCCCCGGTGGGCGGCGGGTAG
- a CDS encoding polysaccharide deacetylase family protein: protein MLPGWTGAGEGFNLLRGPRGGRRICMTFDGGSTAEVAVDVLDALKARGIRTTFFLTGEFIRKYPDLVRRMDREGHELGNHTLDHPHLAPGMRRDPRWTRDKVHEELLAADRELLKLLGRPFDPYWRAPYGEHTLEVRQWAEELGYRHVGWSEGADTLDWATVKERRLYRTGDAILDKLRARMEKRDGDGLIVLMHLGSGRPVGDRPAQVLGPFLDRARAEGWHVVPIGEYLRDLGKPTWDPARRAALLR, encoded by the coding sequence GTGCTGCCCGGCTGGACGGGCGCGGGCGAGGGCTTCAACCTCCTGCGCGGCCCCCGGGGCGGCCGCCGCATCTGCATGACCTTCGACGGCGGCTCCACCGCCGAGGTCGCCGTGGACGTCCTGGACGCCCTCAAGGCCCGCGGCATCCGCACCACGTTCTTCCTGACCGGCGAGTTCATCCGCAAGTACCCCGACCTGGTGCGCCGCATGGACCGGGAGGGCCACGAGCTGGGCAACCACACCCTGGACCATCCCCACCTGGCGCCGGGCATGCGGCGGGACCCCCGGTGGACCCGGGACAAGGTGCACGAGGAGCTCCTCGCCGCCGACCGGGAGCTGCTGAAGCTCCTGGGCCGCCCCTTCGACCCCTACTGGCGGGCCCCGTACGGGGAGCACACCCTGGAGGTGCGCCAGTGGGCGGAGGAGCTGGGCTACCGCCACGTGGGCTGGAGCGAGGGCGCCGACACCCTGGACTGGGCCACCGTGAAGGAGCGCCGCCTCTACCGCACCGGCGACGCCATCCTGGACAAGCTCCGGGCCCGCATGGAAAAGCGGGACGGCGACGGCCTCATCGTGCTCATGCACCTGGGGTCCGGGCGGCCCGTGGGCGACCGCCCCGCCCAGGTGCTGGGCCCCTTCCTGGACCGCGCCCGGGCCGAGGGTTGGCACGTCGTTCCCATCGGCGAGTACCTGCGGGACCTCGGCAAACCCACCTGGGATCCGGCCCGGCGCGCCGCGCTGCTTCGCTAG
- a CDS encoding 6-pyruvoyl trahydropterin synthase family protein — protein sequence MGSLYLTVRRPFVADHFHDLPGFVEARHGHNWEAEVTFRGAPGETEAPAGALDDWIARMDYTLLNQQASLAGRNPTAEALARDLLLHLEAEGLRVARVQVREKANYWAACRREGR from the coding sequence ATGGGATCCCTCTACCTCACCGTGCGCAGGCCCTTCGTGGCCGACCACTTCCACGACCTGCCCGGGTTCGTGGAGGCGCGCCACGGGCACAACTGGGAGGCCGAGGTGACCTTCCGGGGCGCCCCGGGCGAGACCGAGGCCCCCGCCGGGGCCCTGGACGACTGGATCGCCCGCATGGACTACACCCTGCTCAACCAGCAGGCCTCCCTCGCCGGGCGGAACCCGACGGCCGAGGCCCTGGCGCGGGACCTGCTCCTGCACCTGGAGGCGGAGGGCCTCCGGGTGGCCCGGGTCCAGGTCCGCGAAAAGGCCAACTACTGGGCCGCCTGCCGCCGGGAAGGCCGGTGA
- a CDS encoding aldehyde ferredoxin oxidoreductase family protein encodes MTWTQKILRVNLTTGEIRTEPLNMAWAHQFLGQRGLATKYLVEEIDPTLDPLSPANKLIIATGPLTGTAAATGGRWSVITKGPLTGAIACSNSGGFFGAELKFAGWDMVILEGRAEKPVYLLIENEVATLLDASHLWGRTVWETEETLKHHHQDPQMRVASIGRAGENQVLFAAIVNDLHRAAGRSGVGAVMGSKNLKAIAVRGTVTDAYRPADPEGFAKAVADAKAVLAANGVTGQGLPTYGTQVLMNVINEVGALPTRNHRDIQFEGANAISGEAMHEKRPTDGKANLVTNAACFGCTIACGRISKLDPGHFTVKDKPQYHGCSGGVEYEAAWALGAANGVSDLEALTYVNFLCNEQGMDPITLGATIGAAMELYDLGILTKEEAGLELPTGSVEAMVKLSELCAAGEGFGRIIGLGSRRLCAKYGRPDLSMSVKGQEFPAYDGRGLQGMALEYATSNRGACHVRGYMVSPEVLGIPMKMDPCTTEGKAPMLKTFQDLTAVVDSAGICLFTTFAWGGPDIQSMIQPALGGDWSLDRLMELGERVWNLERRFNLAAGLTGKDDTLPPRLLNEPAKAGPMKGRVAELGKMLPEYYEVRGWTAEGVPTAATVQRLGL; translated from the coding sequence ATGACCTGGACCCAGAAAATCCTTCGCGTGAACCTGACGACGGGCGAGATCCGCACGGAACCGCTCAACATGGCCTGGGCCCACCAGTTCCTGGGCCAGCGGGGCCTGGCGACCAAGTACCTGGTCGAGGAGATCGATCCGACCCTCGATCCCCTGTCCCCCGCCAACAAGCTCATCATCGCCACGGGCCCGCTCACGGGCACCGCGGCGGCCACCGGCGGCCGCTGGTCCGTGATCACCAAGGGCCCCCTCACGGGCGCCATCGCCTGCTCCAACTCGGGCGGCTTCTTCGGGGCCGAGCTGAAGTTCGCGGGCTGGGACATGGTGATCCTGGAGGGCAGGGCCGAGAAGCCCGTCTACCTGCTCATCGAGAACGAGGTGGCCACCCTCCTGGACGCGTCCCACCTGTGGGGCCGGACGGTGTGGGAGACGGAGGAGACGCTGAAGCACCACCACCAGGATCCCCAGATGCGCGTGGCCAGCATCGGCCGCGCCGGGGAGAACCAGGTGCTCTTCGCGGCCATCGTGAACGACCTCCACCGCGCCGCGGGCCGCAGCGGGGTGGGCGCGGTGATGGGCTCCAAGAACCTCAAGGCCATCGCGGTGCGCGGAACCGTCACGGACGCCTACCGCCCCGCGGATCCCGAAGGGTTCGCCAAGGCGGTGGCCGACGCCAAGGCCGTGCTCGCGGCCAACGGCGTGACGGGCCAGGGCCTGCCGACCTACGGCACCCAGGTGCTGATGAACGTCATCAACGAGGTGGGCGCCCTGCCCACCCGCAACCACCGGGACATCCAGTTCGAGGGCGCCAACGCCATCTCCGGCGAGGCCATGCACGAGAAGCGGCCCACGGACGGCAAGGCCAACCTCGTCACCAACGCAGCCTGCTTCGGGTGCACCATCGCCTGCGGCCGCATCTCGAAGCTGGACCCGGGCCACTTCACGGTGAAGGACAAGCCCCAGTACCACGGCTGCTCCGGCGGCGTGGAGTACGAGGCCGCCTGGGCCCTGGGCGCCGCCAACGGCGTCAGCGACCTGGAGGCCCTCACCTACGTGAACTTCCTCTGCAACGAGCAGGGCATGGACCCCATCACCCTGGGGGCCACCATCGGCGCGGCCATGGAGCTGTACGACCTGGGCATCCTCACGAAGGAGGAGGCCGGGCTCGAGCTGCCCACGGGCTCCGTCGAGGCCATGGTCAAGCTGAGCGAGCTGTGCGCGGCGGGGGAGGGCTTCGGCCGGATCATCGGCCTCGGCTCCCGGCGCCTGTGCGCCAAGTACGGGCGGCCCGACCTCTCCATGAGCGTGAAGGGCCAGGAATTCCCGGCCTACGACGGCCGCGGCCTCCAGGGCATGGCCCTGGAGTACGCCACCAGCAACCGCGGCGCCTGCCATGTGCGCGGCTACATGGTGAGCCCCGAGGTCCTGGGCATCCCCATGAAGATGGATCCCTGCACGACCGAGGGGAAGGCCCCCATGCTCAAGACCTTCCAGGACCTCACGGCCGTCGTCGACTCCGCCGGCATCTGCCTGTTCACCACGTTCGCGTGGGGCGGCCCGGACATCCAGTCCATGATCCAGCCCGCCCTGGGCGGGGACTGGTCCCTGGACCGGCTCATGGAGCTGGGCGAGCGGGTCTGGAACCTGGAGCGGCGCTTCAACCTCGCCGCCGGCCTCACCGGCAAGGACGACACCCTGCCGCCGCGCCTGCTCAACGAGCCGGCCAAGGCGGGCCCCATGAAGGGCCGGGTCGCCGAGCTGGGCAAGATGCTCCCCGAGTACTACGAGGTCCGGGGCTGGACCGCGGAGGGCGTGCCCACCGCGGCCACCGTCCAGCGCCTGGGGCTCTGA
- the rplI gene encoding 50S ribosomal protein L9 gives MEVLLIENVANLGARGDVVNVKDGYARNFLLPRKKALPVTAGNKRQIELEKERNIKLRAKELSEAKELAEKVSAISLAVAKKVGENGHLFGSVTNGDVAELLKAKGFEIEKQSITLPHVKDLGSYEADIRLYAGVHAKVAIEVTALAAE, from the coding sequence ATGGAAGTACTGCTCATCGAGAATGTCGCCAACCTGGGCGCGCGCGGCGATGTGGTCAACGTCAAGGACGGGTACGCCCGCAACTTCCTCCTTCCCCGCAAGAAGGCCCTGCCCGTGACCGCGGGCAACAAGCGCCAGATCGAGCTCGAGAAGGAGCGCAACATCAAGCTCCGCGCCAAGGAGCTCTCCGAAGCCAAGGAACTGGCCGAGAAGGTTTCCGCCATCAGCCTCGCCGTCGCCAAGAAGGTGGGCGAGAACGGCCACCTCTTCGGGTCCGTCACCAACGGCGACGTGGCCGAGCTGCTCAAGGCCAAGGGCTTCGAGATCGAAAAGCAGTCCATCACCCTGCCCCACGTCAAGGACCTGGGCTCGTACGAGGCGGACATCCGGCTCTACGCCGGCGTCCACGCCAAGGTCGCCATCGAGGTCACGGCCCTCGCGGCCGAATAG
- the thiS gene encoding sulfur carrier protein ThiS — MITVNGDRLDWTEGMTIRDVLRVRNYKFPLLVIKVDDALVQPRAYDTTTVPDGAVVSVVHLLSGG; from the coding sequence ATGATCACCGTCAACGGCGACCGCCTGGACTGGACAGAAGGCATGACCATCCGCGACGTGCTCCGGGTCCGGAACTACAAGTTCCCCCTGCTCGTCATCAAGGTGGACGACGCCCTCGTCCAGCCCAGGGCGTACGACACGACCACCGTCCCGGACGGGGCGGTGGTCAGCGTCGTGCACCTGCTCAGCGGAGGCTGA
- a CDS encoding lipase family protein yields the protein MRPIHVLLPLCLGLAAPAWGDPPPTTPGMDLTFDDDDCVLLPAPAGLKPAPGRFQPMVQEGEIGLVPSQDFLDMAETLAIMNQLAYVRGQNYRFGHELTYAQSLRGWDLQNLSAVRGEVARDPNAGFVAYHRGRNTLAVVMHGSINQADWLTNFTPVPADIREHRTPEGDLLPLPGRAHLGFLRKFLSCRAGIRQAVDRVLATLDPAQRDQLKIYVSGHSQGAALAQFITVDLCLRLEELHGPGWSNARENRVAGWFLASPAALDAVAGAEAEARVGKGNWVVQNTWLDVVPNVGLTPNGFEYRNVGIPVMQGSSDAALRAARAQARAVTTYLANGDWTAGLLGLVPVANLPAWLGCANHMVASDANYRGGLASGGFNPDMVLTTLADLNQGLQAAYDHQQEKLRARGWWSRLSLR from the coding sequence TTGCGCCCCATCCATGTCCTGCTGCCCCTTTGCCTCGGCCTCGCGGCCCCGGCCTGGGGCGATCCGCCCCCCACCACCCCCGGGATGGACCTGACCTTCGACGACGACGACTGCGTGCTCCTGCCCGCCCCGGCCGGCCTGAAGCCGGCCCCCGGACGCTTCCAGCCCATGGTCCAGGAAGGGGAGATCGGCCTGGTGCCCTCCCAGGACTTCCTGGACATGGCGGAGACGCTGGCGATCATGAACCAGCTCGCGTACGTGCGCGGCCAGAACTACCGCTTCGGCCACGAACTGACCTACGCCCAGAGCCTCCGGGGCTGGGACCTGCAGAACCTCTCCGCCGTGCGCGGGGAGGTGGCCCGGGATCCCAACGCCGGCTTCGTGGCCTACCACCGGGGCCGCAACACCCTCGCCGTCGTCATGCACGGCTCCATCAACCAGGCCGACTGGCTAACCAACTTCACCCCCGTGCCCGCGGACATCCGCGAGCACCGCACCCCCGAGGGGGACCTGCTGCCCCTCCCGGGCCGGGCCCACCTGGGCTTCCTCCGGAAGTTCCTGTCCTGCCGGGCCGGCATCCGCCAGGCCGTGGACCGGGTGCTGGCCACCCTGGATCCGGCCCAGCGCGACCAGCTCAAGATCTACGTGAGCGGGCACAGCCAGGGGGCCGCCCTGGCCCAGTTCATCACCGTCGATCTGTGCCTGCGCCTCGAGGAGCTCCACGGTCCTGGCTGGTCCAACGCCCGGGAGAACCGCGTCGCCGGCTGGTTCCTGGCCTCGCCCGCGGCCCTGGACGCCGTCGCCGGCGCCGAGGCCGAAGCCCGGGTGGGCAAGGGCAACTGGGTGGTCCAGAACACCTGGCTGGACGTGGTGCCGAACGTCGGGCTGACGCCCAACGGCTTCGAATACCGCAACGTGGGCATCCCCGTGATGCAGGGGAGCTCCGACGCGGCCCTGCGGGCCGCCCGCGCCCAGGCCCGGGCGGTGACCACGTACCTGGCCAATGGCGACTGGACGGCCGGCCTTCTCGGCCTGGTGCCCGTCGCGAACCTGCCCGCGTGGCTGGGTTGCGCCAACCACATGGTGGCCAGCGACGCCAACTACCGGGGGGGCCTCGCCAGCGGCGGGTTCAATCCGGACATGGTGCTCACGACCCTGGCCGACCTCAACCAGGGCCTGCAGGCCGCCTACGACCACCAGCAGGAGAAGCTGCGCGCGCGCGGCTGGTGGAGCCGGCTCAGCCTCCGCTGA
- a CDS encoding PilZ domain-containing protein — protein MDTNFERRARLRVVAGPDVTVRFKAGDLGFEEVRITNLSVGGCFATLPRPGAMAFRQGTRLEQFRFNNPDLEGLPFDAEVAYVLGGAAGGRGGMARVGLGIHFLAMAPSMAEALRVYVEARLG, from the coding sequence ATGGACACGAACTTTGAACGCAGAGCGCGCCTGCGCGTGGTCGCTGGTCCGGACGTTACCGTCCGGTTCAAGGCGGGAGACCTGGGCTTCGAGGAGGTGCGCATCACGAACCTCAGCGTGGGCGGCTGCTTTGCCACCCTGCCCCGCCCGGGCGCCATGGCCTTCCGCCAAGGCACGCGCCTGGAGCAGTTCCGCTTCAACAACCCGGACCTCGAAGGCCTGCCCTTCGACGCCGAAGTGGCCTACGTGCTGGGGGGCGCAGCGGGCGGGCGCGGCGGCATGGCCCGGGTCGGCCTGGGCATCCACTTCCTGGCGATGGCCCCCTCCATGGCCGAGGCCCTGCGCGTCTACGTGGAGGCGCGGCTCGGCTGA
- a CDS encoding NAD(P)/FAD-dependent oxidoreductase: protein MRHLILGAGPAGVTAAETLRRADRDTTITLLEGEGEVPYARMALPYLLAGRIDETGLRLRTDADHFRRLGIDLRHGRAIKVDAAARTVTLADGATLPYDRLLVATGSRPTLQRIPGIDLPGVHTCWTLADARALLARARPGTRVVQMGAGFVGCIIIQGLVHLGVDLTVLVRSGRMVSRMMDPPSSALIRRWCQAQGVTVRVDTLPERITQGDGHLDVHLPGGERLPADLYLCLVGVKPNVELLAGTGVRIEGGIQVDDTMATGVDGIYAAGDVAEHVDVVTGARLVNAIQPNAVDQGRIAALNMAGRSAASRGTFPFNILDTLGLKSSSFGAWQGVEGGEAVEVTDPARYRYLKLQFKDDRLVGANAVGLTEHIGALRGLIEGKVPLGPWKARLQANPSLLMEAWLACKLKA, encoded by the coding sequence ATGCGGCACCTCATCCTCGGCGCCGGTCCCGCGGGGGTCACCGCCGCGGAGACCCTCCGCCGGGCGGACCGGGACACGACCATCACCCTCCTGGAGGGGGAGGGGGAGGTCCCGTACGCCCGTATGGCCCTCCCCTACCTCCTGGCCGGCCGGATCGACGAGACCGGCCTTCGCCTCCGCACGGACGCGGACCACTTCCGGCGCCTGGGCATCGACCTCCGGCATGGCCGGGCGATCAAGGTGGACGCGGCCGCCCGCACCGTCACCCTCGCGGACGGGGCCACCCTTCCGTATGACCGCCTGTTGGTGGCCACGGGCTCCCGCCCCACCCTCCAGCGCATCCCGGGCATCGACCTGCCCGGCGTCCACACCTGCTGGACCCTCGCGGACGCCCGCGCCCTCCTGGCCCGGGCCAGGCCCGGGACCCGGGTCGTCCAGATGGGGGCGGGCTTCGTGGGCTGCATCATCATCCAGGGGCTCGTCCACCTGGGGGTGGACCTGACGGTGCTCGTCCGCAGCGGCCGCATGGTCTCCCGCATGATGGACCCGCCGTCCAGCGCCCTCATCCGGCGCTGGTGCCAGGCCCAGGGCGTGACGGTCCGGGTGGACACCCTGCCCGAACGGATCACCCAGGGCGACGGCCACCTGGACGTGCACCTGCCCGGGGGCGAGCGCCTCCCGGCGGACCTGTACCTCTGCCTGGTGGGGGTGAAACCCAACGTGGAGCTCCTGGCGGGAACCGGCGTCCGCATCGAGGGCGGCATCCAGGTGGACGACACCATGGCCACCGGGGTGGACGGCATCTACGCCGCCGGCGACGTGGCGGAGCACGTGGACGTGGTCACGGGCGCCCGCCTGGTCAACGCCATCCAGCCCAACGCCGTGGACCAGGGCCGCATCGCCGCCCTGAACATGGCCGGGCGGAGCGCGGCCTCCCGGGGCACCTTCCCCTTCAACATCCTGGACACCCTGGGCCTGAAGTCCTCCAGCTTCGGGGCCTGGCAAGGGGTGGAGGGGGGCGAGGCCGTGGAGGTGACCGACCCGGCCCGCTACCGCTACCTCAAGCTCCAGTTCAAGGACGACCGCCTGGTGGGCGCCAATGCCGTGGGCCTCACCGAGCACATCGGCGCCCTCCGGGGCCTGATCGAAGGCAAGGTCCCCCTGGGCCCCTGGAAGGCGCGGCTCCAGGCCAATCCGTCCCTGCTCATGGAGGCCTGGCTGGCCTGCAAGCTCAAGGCATGA
- a CDS encoding protein-disulfide reductase DsbD family protein produces MRRWTAWLLIVLAAVVCRAGAFDPERDVVVAFRKGAVVLTVPAGAHLKAAFMEVALAKGTAGTLKVGPLPPTREKDELGDGIWHDRVAIPVAGEGLAGTVALTVTYQPCTEGQGGVCYPPTDKVLQVKAADIPALKPAAAPAPAEAPRAEPAAPAAPAAPAPAAVQAAAPQPPAPDAGRGGLLWSFLVIFAFGMGASLTPCVYPMIPITMAIIGAKGGGKLRGFSLSMALVLGMAVTYTVLGVLAAKSGAVAGAWAQRPAFLIPVSVLFFLFALSLFGAFEIRLPDALQQKLQGSGGRKGYLGAFTMGMVLGPLSAPCVGPVIGSVILTIAQQGRVALGAAQMFTFALGMGVLFLVTGTFTASLPRSGDWLERFKHGMGLVVLAFAVWNVRLLLPPWALYGLGSAVLLVAAPVLGAFRASESLVAGIFRGAGLLALALGLLCGVRGVELGLDVQLLPRGAAAAAPAPTASVWMEQDLEGALARAKAGGKLVLVDTYADWCAQCKELDEKTWPDPAVQAWIRDHAVAVRINTDATRKDLVPRLQIRSYPTVLLLDAEGRILRTSLGFQPPAEMLRFLKG; encoded by the coding sequence ATGCGTCGCTGGACAGCATGGCTCTTGATCGTTCTGGCCGCGGTGGTGTGCCGGGCCGGTGCCTTCGATCCCGAGCGGGACGTGGTGGTGGCCTTCCGGAAGGGGGCCGTGGTGCTCACGGTGCCCGCGGGCGCCCACCTGAAGGCCGCCTTCATGGAGGTGGCCCTGGCCAAGGGAACGGCCGGAACCCTGAAGGTGGGCCCCCTCCCGCCGACCCGGGAGAAGGACGAGCTGGGCGACGGCATCTGGCACGACCGGGTGGCCATTCCGGTGGCGGGCGAGGGCCTGGCCGGCACCGTGGCCCTGACCGTCACCTACCAGCCCTGCACCGAGGGCCAGGGCGGCGTCTGCTATCCGCCCACCGACAAGGTGCTCCAGGTGAAGGCCGCCGATATCCCCGCCCTGAAGCCGGCCGCCGCGCCCGCCCCCGCCGAGGCGCCCCGGGCGGAGCCGGCCGCCCCGGCCGCGCCTGCCGCCCCGGCGCCCGCCGCCGTCCAGGCCGCGGCCCCGCAGCCGCCCGCCCCGGACGCCGGCCGCGGCGGCCTCCTCTGGAGCTTCCTCGTCATCTTCGCCTTCGGCATGGGCGCCTCCCTCACGCCCTGCGTCTACCCCATGATCCCCATCACCATGGCCATCATCGGCGCCAAGGGCGGCGGCAAGCTCCGCGGCTTCAGCCTCTCCATGGCCCTCGTCCTGGGCATGGCGGTCACCTACACCGTCCTGGGCGTCCTGGCGGCCAAGTCCGGGGCCGTGGCCGGGGCCTGGGCCCAGCGCCCGGCCTTCCTGATCCCCGTCTCCGTCCTCTTCTTCCTCTTCGCGCTGAGCCTCTTCGGCGCCTTCGAGATCCGCCTGCCCGACGCCCTCCAGCAGAAGCTCCAGGGCAGCGGCGGCCGCAAAGGCTACCTGGGCGCCTTCACCATGGGCATGGTGCTGGGTCCCCTTTCCGCGCCCTGCGTGGGCCCGGTGATCGGCTCCGTCATCCTCACCATCGCCCAGCAGGGCCGGGTCGCCCTGGGCGCGGCCCAGATGTTCACCTTCGCCCTGGGCATGGGCGTCCTCTTCCTCGTGACCGGCACCTTCACGGCGTCCCTGCCCCGCTCCGGGGACTGGCTGGAGCGCTTCAAGCACGGGATGGGCCTGGTGGTGCTCGCCTTCGCGGTGTGGAACGTGCGCCTGCTGCTGCCGCCCTGGGCCCTCTACGGGCTCGGATCCGCCGTCCTCCTGGTGGCGGCGCCCGTCCTGGGGGCCTTCCGCGCCTCCGAGAGCCTGGTGGCCGGCATCTTCCGGGGGGCGGGCCTGCTCGCCCTGGCCCTGGGCCTCCTCTGCGGCGTCCGCGGCGTCGAACTGGGCCTGGACGTCCAGCTCCTGCCCCGGGGCGCCGCCGCGGCCGCCCCCGCCCCCACCGCCAGCGTGTGGATGGAGCAGGACCTGGAGGGGGCCCTGGCCCGGGCCAAGGCCGGCGGGAAGCTGGTCCTGGTGGACACCTACGCGGACTGGTGCGCCCAGTGCAAGGAACTGGACGAGAAGACCTGGCCGGATCCCGCCGTCCAGGCCTGGATCCGCGACCACGCCGTCGCCGTGCGCATCAACACCGACGCGACCCGCAAGGACCTGGTCCCCCGCCTCCAGATCCGCTCGTACCCCACCGTCCTCCTCCTGGACGCCGAGGGCCGCATCCTCCGCACCTCCCTGGGCTTCCAGCCGCCCGCGGAGATGCTCCGCTTCCTCAAGGGGTAG
- a CDS encoding HU family DNA-binding protein translates to MSKTTSKPETIGIPELSASLAEAHDLTKARAKAMLDNLRDEIVTSLLGGKRVNVFGLGTFEVRATREKMGRNPKTGEKIQIPAGRKVVFKAAKGLKDQM, encoded by the coding sequence ATGAGCAAGACCACTTCCAAGCCCGAAACCATCGGTATCCCCGAACTCTCCGCCTCCCTCGCCGAGGCCCACGATCTCACCAAGGCCCGTGCCAAGGCCATGCTGGACAACCTCCGGGACGAGATCGTCACCTCCCTCCTGGGCGGCAAGCGCGTGAACGTCTTCGGCCTGGGCACCTTCGAGGTCCGCGCCACCCGCGAGAAGATGGGCCGCAACCCCAAGACCGGCGAGAAGATCCAGATCCCCGCCGGCCGCAAGGTCGTCTTCAAGGCCGCCAAGGGCCTCAAGGACCAGATGTAG
- a CDS encoding 4Fe-4S dicluster domain-containing protein — MQKSLKIDPNKCTGCLQCEMACATKHHGTFTISRSRIKVFSFEAEGRKVPYTCTQCDEAWCLHACPVEAIRKDARTGAKYVKDDLCVGCKVCTIACPFGTVNYVAATGKVQKCDLCGGDQPACAQACPTGAITYVDADWTGLDRMRQWAGKTDTNPAAV; from the coding sequence ATGCAGAAATCCCTCAAGATCGATCCCAACAAGTGCACGGGTTGCCTGCAGTGCGAGATGGCCTGCGCCACGAAGCACCACGGCACCTTCACCATCTCCCGCTCGCGCATCAAGGTCTTCTCCTTCGAGGCGGAGGGCCGCAAGGTGCCCTACACCTGCACCCAGTGCGACGAGGCCTGGTGCCTCCACGCCTGTCCCGTCGAGGCCATCCGCAAGGACGCCCGCACCGGCGCCAAGTACGTGAAGGACGACCTCTGCGTGGGCTGCAAGGTCTGCACCATCGCATGCCCCTTCGGCACCGTGAACTACGTGGCCGCCACGGGCAAGGTCCAGAAGTGCGACCTGTGCGGCGGCGACCAGCCCGCCTGCGCCCAGGCGTGCCCCACCGGCGCGATCACCTATGTGGACGCCGACTGGACCGGATTGGACCGGATGCGCCAATGGGCCGGCAAGACCGACACGAACCCGGCAGCGGTGTGA